In a single window of the Ancylobacter polymorphus genome:
- the fliQ gene encoding flagellar biosynthesis protein FliQ has protein sequence MNEADALDIVQSAIWTIIIASGPAVAAAMLVGIGVALFQALTQVQEVTLTFIPKIIAVLVVTALTATFVGQQILAFTQEVYGRIGTGF, from the coding sequence ATGAACGAGGCCGACGCTCTCGATATCGTCCAGTCCGCCATCTGGACCATCATCATCGCGTCCGGCCCCGCGGTCGCGGCGGCGATGCTGGTCGGCATCGGCGTCGCCTTGTTCCAGGCGCTGACGCAGGTGCAGGAAGTCACCCTCACCTTCATCCCGAAGATCATCGCGGTGCTCGTCGTCACCGCCCTCACCGCCACCTTCGTCGGCCAGCAGATCCTCGCCTTCACGCAGGAGGTCTATGGCCGCATCGGCACCGGATTCTGA
- the flhA gene encoding flagellar biosynthesis protein FlhA has product MSALTAAPATERASRRDIGFAAGIVAILTILFLPIPAPLIDLGLALSIALSVLILMVALWIQKPLEFSAFPTVLLIATLLRLALGIGTTRLILAEGGEGVHAAGHIISGFSQLVMSGDFVIGIVVFVILITVNFLVITKGATRIAEVGARFTLDAIPGKQMAIDADLNAGLIDDKEAQKRRSELEEESSFFGSMDGASKFVRGEAVASLIIIAVNIFGGIIIGVTRHEMELREAADIFTRLSVGDGLVSQIPALIVSLAAGLLVSKGGTRGATEKAVLGQLGAYPRALYVAAALLFCLALVPGLPLIPFAGLGAILAFVGYKVPQHLARQKEAEQARAAQAQQQAAAEAKDSVKESLRTAEVEVVVGKQLATLVLRNPAELAHRIGKMRRKFAERYGFVVPDIRVTEGLGLPAKNYQIRLHGTAITGHEMRIGEALVVIGEGPRPDVPGDETREPAFGMKALWVSDAYAAEVKREGFIPIDALSIMLTHVSEVVSNNLAQLLSYKDMRALLDRLDPEYKRLIEDMCPAQISYSGLQAVLKLLLAERVSIRNLHLILEAIAEIVPHARRSEQVVEHVRMRMAQQICGDLSEGGVLKVLRLGGKWDLTFHESLKRDAKGEVAEFDIDPRLVEQFGTEASTAIRERMRSAGSFALVTAPDARPYVRMIIERMFPALPVLSHVEIARGVEISSLGAIA; this is encoded by the coding sequence ATGAGCGCCCTGACCGCCGCCCCCGCCACTGAGCGCGCCTCCCGGCGCGACATAGGCTTCGCGGCGGGCATCGTCGCCATTCTCACCATCCTGTTCCTGCCGATTCCGGCCCCGCTCATCGATCTCGGGCTGGCGCTGTCCATCGCGCTCTCGGTGCTGATCCTGATGGTGGCGCTGTGGATCCAGAAGCCGCTGGAATTCAGCGCCTTCCCCACCGTGCTGCTGATCGCCACCCTGCTGCGCCTCGCGCTGGGCATCGGCACCACGCGCCTCATCCTAGCGGAAGGCGGCGAGGGCGTTCACGCCGCCGGGCACATCATCAGCGGCTTCTCGCAGCTGGTGATGAGCGGCGATTTCGTCATCGGTATCGTCGTCTTCGTCATCCTGATCACCGTCAACTTCCTCGTCATCACCAAGGGCGCCACCCGCATCGCCGAGGTCGGCGCGCGCTTCACCCTCGACGCCATCCCCGGCAAGCAGATGGCGATCGACGCCGATCTCAATGCCGGGCTCATCGACGACAAGGAAGCCCAGAAGCGGCGCAGCGAGCTGGAGGAGGAAAGCTCCTTCTTCGGCTCGATGGACGGCGCCTCCAAATTCGTCCGCGGCGAGGCGGTGGCGAGCCTGATCATCATCGCCGTCAACATTTTCGGCGGCATCATCATCGGCGTCACCCGCCACGAGATGGAGCTGCGCGAGGCGGCGGACATCTTCACCCGCCTCTCCGTCGGCGACGGGCTGGTCTCGCAGATTCCCGCCCTCATCGTCTCGCTCGCCGCCGGCCTGCTGGTGTCGAAGGGCGGCACGCGCGGCGCCACGGAAAAGGCGGTGCTCGGCCAGCTCGGCGCCTATCCGCGCGCGCTCTATGTCGCCGCCGCCCTGCTGTTCTGCCTGGCGCTGGTGCCCGGCCTGCCGCTGATCCCCTTCGCCGGGCTCGGCGCCATCCTGGCCTTTGTCGGCTACAAGGTGCCGCAGCATCTCGCCCGCCAGAAGGAGGCCGAGCAGGCCCGGGCGGCGCAGGCGCAGCAGCAGGCCGCGGCCGAGGCCAAGGATTCGGTCAAGGAATCGCTGCGCACCGCTGAGGTCGAGGTGGTGGTCGGCAAGCAGCTCGCCACCCTCGTGCTGCGCAACCCGGCCGAACTCGCCCACCGGATCGGCAAGATGCGGCGCAAATTCGCCGAGCGCTACGGCTTCGTGGTGCCCGACATCCGCGTGACGGAAGGGCTCGGCCTGCCGGCGAAGAACTACCAGATCCGGCTGCACGGCACCGCCATCACCGGCCATGAGATGCGGATCGGCGAGGCGCTGGTGGTGATCGGCGAGGGCCCGCGCCCGGACGTGCCCGGCGACGAGACGCGCGAACCGGCCTTCGGCATGAAGGCGCTGTGGGTGTCGGACGCCTATGCCGCCGAGGTCAAGCGCGAGGGCTTCATCCCCATCGACGCGCTCTCCATCATGCTCACCCATGTCAGCGAGGTGGTGTCGAACAATCTCGCGCAGTTGCTGTCCTACAAGGACATGCGCGCGCTGCTCGACCGGCTCGATCCCGAATATAAGCGGCTGATCGAGGATATGTGCCCCGCGCAGATTTCCTATTCCGGGCTGCAGGCGGTGCTCAAGCTGCTGCTGGCCGAGCGCGTCTCGATCCGCAATCTCCACCTCATCCTCGAAGCCATCGCCGAGATCGTGCCGCATGCCCGCCGTTCCGAGCAGGTGGTGGAACATGTGCGCATGCGCATGGCGCAGCAGATTTGCGGCGATCTTTCCGAGGGCGGGGTGCTGAAGGTGCTGCGGCTCGGCGGCAAATGGGACCTCACCTTCCATGAGAGCCTGAAGCGCGACGCCAAGGGCGAGGTGGCGGAGTTCGACATCGACCCCCGCCTTGTCGAGCAGTTCGGCACCGAGGCCTCCACCGCCATTCGCGAGCGCATGCGCAGCGCCGGCAGCTTCGCCCTCGTCACCGCCCCCGACGCCCGGCCCTATGTGCGGATGATCATCGAGCGCATGTTCCCGGCGCTGCCGGTGCTCTCGCATGTGGAAATCGCCCGCGGGGTGGAAATCTCCTCGCTCGGGGCCATCGCGTGA
- the flgD gene encoding flagellar hook assembly protein FlgD — MTSINALGGSTSAAAPAKSGGSTLDYSAFLQLLVAQMKTQDPTKPMDSAQYLGQLASFSQVEQSVSANAKLDRLLTSSALQIADAAVGRTVTSADGSVTGQVASVRITSEAPVATLTDGREITLGSGIRIA, encoded by the coding sequence ATGACCAGCATCAACGCCCTCGGTGGCAGCACCAGCGCGGCCGCGCCGGCCAAGTCGGGTGGCAGCACGCTCGATTACAGCGCCTTCCTGCAGCTGCTCGTCGCCCAGATGAAGACGCAGGACCCGACCAAGCCGATGGACAGCGCCCAGTATCTGGGCCAGCTCGCCTCCTTCTCGCAGGTGGAACAGAGCGTCTCGGCCAATGCCAAGCTCGACCGGCTGCTCACCTCCTCCGCGCTGCAGATCGCCGATGCCGCCGTCGGGCGCACCGTCACCAGCGCCGATGGCAGCGTGACCGGGCAGGTGGCCTCGGTGCGCATCACCTCGGAAGCGCCGGTCGCCACCCTCACCGACGGGCGGGAGATCACCCTCGGTTCCGGCATCCGGATCGCCTGA
- the flaF gene encoding flagellar biosynthesis regulator FlaF, with translation MYRFSYAEILGDSAAEARDEERIALDRAIDMLTRAQANGPSSPEAAEAVLYLQKLWGFLIRDLSDPHNELAEQLRGNLISIGLWVIKEADQIVQERSSNFAALIEVNRSIRDGLM, from the coding sequence ATGTACCGCTTCTCCTATGCCGAGATACTCGGCGATTCCGCTGCCGAAGCCCGGGACGAGGAACGCATCGCGCTCGACCGCGCCATCGACATGCTGACGCGCGCCCAGGCCAACGGCCCGTCCTCGCCGGAGGCCGCCGAGGCGGTGCTCTATCTCCAGAAGCTCTGGGGCTTCCTCATCCGCGACCTCAGCGATCCGCATAATGAGCTGGCCGAGCAACTGCGCGGCAACCTGATCTCCATCGGCCTGTGGGTGATCAAGGAGGCGGACCAGATCGTTCAGGAGCGCTCCTCCAATTTCGCCGCCCTCATCGAGGTCAACCGTTCCATCCGCGACGGGCTGATGTGA
- the flbT gene encoding flagellar biosynthesis repressor FlbT encodes MQISLKPGERLFLNGAVIRVDRRVTVELMNDVAFLLESHVLQVEDTTTPLRQLYFVVQMMLIEPHRMNQAQRLFREQLAALVVSFRTESMVAALTQIGDLVDTGRYFDALRSIRRLFLVEETILGCDAPRAA; translated from the coding sequence ATGCAGATTTCCCTCAAGCCCGGTGAACGCCTGTTCCTCAACGGCGCCGTCATCCGCGTCGACCGCCGGGTGACCGTCGAGCTGATGAATGACGTGGCCTTCCTGCTGGAAAGCCATGTGCTCCAGGTCGAGGACACCACCACGCCGCTGCGCCAGCTCTATTTCGTGGTGCAGATGATGCTGATCGAGCCGCACCGCATGAACCAGGCGCAGCGCCTGTTCCGCGAGCAGCTCGCCGCGCTCGTCGTCTCCTTCCGCACCGAGTCGATGGTCGCCGCGCTGACCCAGATCGGCGATCTCGTCGATACCGGCCGCTATTTCGACGCGCTGCGCTCCATCCGCCGCCTGTTCCTGGTCGAGGAGACCATCCTCGGCTGCGACGCGCCCCGGGCCGCCTAG